In the Bacillus sp. HSf4 genome, GACCTGTACAGGAGAAAAAGGAGTGACGGGTATAACGGGGGCGGCCGCACAGCCGCAGGTGGTAAAAACGACAAGCTTAAAGGTGTTTGACCTTCAGTCCAGCCTGCCGTTCCAATTGTTTTTAAACAGCATGCTGACCATCAGATCGGTCGCATGTTGATATAAATCCCATTCCTCATAAGCTGCAAACCTCATCCTCAGCGTTTGCAGCACATTGCGCATATCTTTGTATTCTTCAAATGTGTAAAGGCCTTTTGATCTGACCTGAAGGTCATACAATTTCTTTTTCAATGCCGATAATGTCGTATTCATGCGCAGCACCTCCTATTTCATTTATAGTCTCTTTCTCTTTTTCTTCCAACTCATTTGTTATATGATGTTACAATAAATGTTGTCACTCATATTTACTGTTGCGTCCCTCGGACGCTCGGGTACAATAGAAAATGGAGGAAAAGAAGAAGTCTTTATAATATGAGCCGAAGCGGCGCAAAACCTTTCGGAATCCTTAAATCTTCCTGTCCGAACAAACCATGCCATATGCCGCAGCATATTCCGCTTGAAAACTTGCCGTCATACAGAAGCAGGATCGCCAAAAGTAACCTTGGACCGCGTTCCGGGTTTCTTTTTCATGTCACTTTTTCACCTGAAAGCAAAGGAGAATACAGCATGCAATACAATGACGCTCGACGCACCCGTATACACAATATCTTATTGATTGCCGGAATTATTTTTATCGCTTTTAATTTAAGACCCGCCATTACATCAGTCGGACCATTGATCAGTTCGATCCGCTCCGACTTGGTCATGACAAACGGGATGGCAGGTTTTTTGACGACTTTGCCGCTATTGTCTTTCGCGTTTCTTTCTCCAATCGCTCCAAAGCTCGGACAGAAACTGGGCAATGAAAGAACCCTTTGGGTGGGATTGGTCGTTCTGTTGATCGGCATTTTGCTGCGTTCCTATGGGGATCGTTTTACATTGCTTACAGGAACCGCTCTGATCGGAGTCGGGATCGCCATCTGCAATGTGCTGCTGCCAAGCCTCATCAAACACAAATATCCCGATAAAGCGGGCATCATGACAAGTTTGTATACAACGTCCATGTCGATATTTGCGGCGCTCGCTTCCGGAATCAGCATTCCGCTTGCTCACGGCTTGCAGTGGGGATGGAGCGCTTCACTGATGGTATGGGCGGGATTGGCGTTTATCGCCATTTTGCTCTGGGTTCCGCAGCTGCGCTATCATGACACGGCCAACAGCACCGTCCGCGTCAAAACGGAGGGACAAACCGTCTGGCGTTCCAAAATCGCCTGGCAGGTCACCTTCTTTATGGGCATTCAGTCTTTCTTGTTTTATTGTACGATCGCCTGGCTGCCTGAAATCCTCCGCTCCCACGGGATGAGCATGTCGCTTGCCGGCTGGATGCTGTCGCTGATGCAATTTGCCAGCCTTCCGTCGACATTTTTAACACCGGTGCTCGCCGGTCGTTTCCGAAATCAGAGAAGCATCGTCCTTGCTCTCGGCATTCTTTACTTAGCCGGGATGTCAGGCCTTTTATACGGAGGCAGTACGGCCATGCTGACTTTCTGGGTGATTCTGATCGGAATTGGACAAGGTTCAAGCATCAGCTTGGCGCTGGCTCTCATCGGACTGAGAAGCGAGAACGCCGATCAGGCGGCAGCTTTATCAGGAATGTCGCAATCCGCGGGTTATTTGCTGGCGGCGATCGGCCCTAGTTTTGTCGGATTTTTATATGATCATATGCATTCATGGAACGGACCGATCCTGCTTTTCGTCGCCGCGCTTGTCGCTCTCATTGGTGCAGGGCTTGGCGCGGGCAGAAATCAGTATATCTACGCCAAACCAGCATAAAAAAAGCTGCCGGGATTTCCCGGCAGCTTTTTTCCCTTTATAACTCTTCCTCAAATGATAAATTAACCGGTTCTTCTAAGAGTTCACCGTGTATTTCCATATTCGTTGACGGAACACTTTCGTCAACCTCTTCAAATGTGACATGATCGATCCACACATGACCGGGGCCGGATAGCTGAATCCCAAATGAAATGACCGCGCTGTTTTCAGGCACATCTAATACTACGGCGTAACGATTCCAATTCGTCGTTCCCGTAATCGGCCTATTGCTCATATTATCAAATTGAAGCACATCCTCCGCCGCACTGTCGACCCGCATCCAAAGAGAAGAAAAATGCTGCACTCCTTTCGTTTTGATAAAGCAGGACAGACGCAGCCTTTTCCCGCGGTAGCGGTCAGCCTTAAACTGCTGCATCATCGTGGCAAACTCACCGATATCCTGAACCATGATTGATTTTAAATAGCCTGAAGCTTTGCCGTGAAGTACATGTTCCCGATCTATCCCCATTTCGAATTGAAACGGGTGGCTTCCGCTTAGTACCCAGCCTTTCATGTTTTTCTCCATCCAAGATTCCTCCTTTTTTGAAGCGATCGGCCTCATCAATGTCCGGTATGCGCCCGGCGGCATGTGATACAGCTTTTTAAACGCCCTTGTAAACGCTTCTTGTGACTCGAACTGATAGTGCAGCGCAATATCGATGATACGGTGATCTGTATAAAGCAGGTCTGTAGCAGCATGGGCAAGACGCCTCATACGAATATAGGAAGCGGCTGACATCCCGACTTCCGCTTGAAAAATACGATGAAAATGAAATTTGGAAAATCCCGACACACCGGCAATATCCTCGATTGAAATCTGCTCGTGCAAATGTGATTCAAGCCAATCGATCGTTTTTTGAACCGCCCTTTCATAATGCATGTTGGCCGCAGTCTCCTTTCACCTCTAGAATACTGGATTCCGCATCGCCTTTTTTGATTTTTTTTGCGATGTGGATATAACCTGACAAAAAAGCCGGCAAACGGTGTGTCATGATGTATGATTGGATAGAAGAAAAATATTTTTGTTAATGGTCTAGACAACTAG is a window encoding:
- a CDS encoding MFS transporter translates to MQYNDARRTRIHNILLIAGIIFIAFNLRPAITSVGPLISSIRSDLVMTNGMAGFLTTLPLLSFAFLSPIAPKLGQKLGNERTLWVGLVVLLIGILLRSYGDRFTLLTGTALIGVGIAICNVLLPSLIKHKYPDKAGIMTSLYTTSMSIFAALASGISIPLAHGLQWGWSASLMVWAGLAFIAILLWVPQLRYHDTANSTVRVKTEGQTVWRSKIAWQVTFFMGIQSFLFYCTIAWLPEILRSHGMSMSLAGWMLSLMQFASLPSTFLTPVLAGRFRNQRSIVLALGILYLAGMSGLLYGGSTAMLTFWVILIGIGQGSSISLALALIGLRSENADQAAALSGMSQSAGYLLAAIGPSFVGFLYDHMHSWNGPILLFVAALVALIGAGLGAGRNQYIYAKPA
- a CDS encoding AraC family transcriptional regulator, whose product is MHYERAVQKTIDWLESHLHEQISIEDIAGVSGFSKFHFHRIFQAEVGMSAASYIRMRRLAHAATDLLYTDHRIIDIALHYQFESQEAFTRAFKKLYHMPPGAYRTLMRPIASKKEESWMEKNMKGWVLSGSHPFQFEMGIDREHVLHGKASGYLKSIMVQDIGEFATMMQQFKADRYRGKRLRLSCFIKTKGVQHFSSLWMRVDSAAEDVLQFDNMSNRPITGTTNWNRYAVVLDVPENSAVISFGIQLSGPGHVWIDHVTFEEVDESVPSTNMEIHGELLEEPVNLSFEEEL